A stretch of the Thermodesulfobacteriota bacterium genome encodes the following:
- the fbaA gene encoding class II fructose-bisphosphate aldolase, with product MPLADQKIFWEMLDRASQLKYAYPAINVTSIQAVNAVLRGLAESKSDGIIQVSTSGAAHISGTYLNDMALGAIVIAEYVHRVADRYPIYVALHTDHCPPEHVEKFLYRLIEETESRRKRGLPNLFNGHMFDGSSLPLDKNLEISLELLERMQKNELVLEIEVGVVGGEEDGIKASIDSRLYTNPEETLKVAKKLNPISKGKYLLAAAFGNVHGVYKPGNVKLKPEILKACQERLKEEFGKEAKFYFVFHGGSGSSLEEIHEAIEYGVVKMNIDTDTQYAFTRAIADHVFKNYDGVLKVDGEVGKKKAYDPRTYMALAELSMAERVKKATEDLKSQNKTLYKG from the coding sequence ATGCCACTTGCGGATCAGAAGATCTTTTGGGAGATGCTTGATAGGGCTTCCCAATTGAAGTACGCTTATCCTGCCATAAACGTCACTTCCATCCAGGCAGTAAATGCGGTCTTAAGGGGCCTTGCTGAGAGCAAATCCGATGGAATAATCCAGGTATCCACAAGTGGAGCGGCCCATATATCCGGTACTTATCTTAACGACATGGCCCTGGGAGCAATTGTGATAGCCGAGTACGTCCACAGGGTGGCCGATAGGTACCCGATCTATGTAGCCCTCCACACGGACCACTGCCCACCCGAGCACGTTGAAAAATTTCTTTATAGACTCATAGAGGAGACAGAATCGAGAAGAAAGAGGGGTCTTCCCAACCTTTTCAACGGACACATGTTTGACGGAAGTAGCCTCCCACTGGATAAGAATCTTGAGATCTCTTTAGAACTTCTAGAAAGGATGCAGAAAAATGAATTGGTACTGGAAATTGAAGTAGGGGTTGTTGGAGGAGAAGAAGATGGAATAAAGGCAAGCATAGACTCAAGGTTATACACGAACCCAGAGGAAACTTTGAAGGTTGCCAAAAAGCTCAATCCTATCTCCAAAGGCAAATACCTTCTTGCTGCAGCATTCGGTAATGTCCACGGGGTCTACAAACCAGGTAATGTGAAGCTCAAACCGGAAATTCTTAAAGCCTGTCAAGAAAGGCTAAAAGAAGAGTTCGGCAAGGAGGCCAAATTCTATTTTGTTTTTCACGGTGGATCAGGTTCGTCTCTAGAAGAGATCCACGAGGCCATAGAATACGGGGTAGTGAAGATGAACATAGACACTGACACGCAGTACGCTTTCACACGGGCGATAGCCGATCATGTCTTTAAAAATTACGATGGGGTTTTAAAAGTCGATGGCGAAGTTGGAAAAAAGAAAGCATACGATCCTCGTACATACATGGCGCTTGCAGAGCTTTCAATGGCAGAAAGGGTAAAGAAAGCCACTGAGGATTTAAAAAGTCAAAATAAAACGCTTTATAAGGGCTAG
- a CDS encoding radical SAM protein yields the protein MKDDKNLLTRRSFLKEISKCFFAIFGFYEALNLLHPRQAFSKNTIGKNFEPAYLRLQLSGELKSRGEALWEIMSSCELCPRRCGVNRIKGKSGFCKAPGATLVISAFHPHFGEERPLVGYGGSGTIFFTHCNLRCVFCQNFEISHLGRGSKATIEELAEMMLALQKIGCHNINLVTPTHYSPHIVKALDIACKKGLRLPIVYNTSGWERLEILKILDGIVDIYLPDFKYWESDKASKYSQGASSYPELTKIAILEMHRQVGVAKPEKDGIIRRGLIIRHLVMPNGVAGSEKVMEWIAQNLPKDTYVNIMAQYTPLYKAFDYPEISRRITKEEYDRVVKKAKELNLRNLDIQGLRWFL from the coding sequence ATGAAGGATGATAAGAACCTTCTCACAAGAAGGTCCTTTTTAAAGGAAATCTCTAAGTGTTTCTTTGCGATCTTTGGATTTTATGAAGCGTTAAATCTTTTACACCCAAGGCAGGCATTTTCTAAAAATACCATAGGTAAGAATTTCGAACCTGCTTACTTAAGGCTCCAACTATCGGGAGAGTTAAAATCAAGGGGGGAAGCGCTATGGGAAATAATGTCCAGTTGTGAGCTCTGTCCGAGACGTTGTGGAGTAAATAGAATCAAAGGTAAGTCGGGATTCTGTAAAGCACCAGGAGCAACCCTCGTCATATCCGCTTTCCATCCGCACTTCGGAGAGGAGAGACCCCTTGTAGGATACGGCGGTTCAGGAACCATATTCTTTACCCACTGCAATCTTCGGTGCGTTTTCTGTCAAAACTTCGAAATAAGCCATCTTGGTAGAGGATCAAAGGCGACGATTGAGGAACTTGCAGAGATGATGCTTGCCCTGCAAAAGATTGGGTGCCACAACATAAACCTCGTAACCCCTACCCACTATTCCCCTCATATAGTGAAGGCCCTGGACATAGCATGCAAAAAGGGCTTAAGACTCCCAATAGTTTACAACACAAGTGGCTGGGAAAGGCTCGAGATCTTAAAGATCCTCGATGGAATCGTTGATATATACCTTCCAGACTTCAAATATTGGGAAAGTGATAAAGCATCAAAGTATTCTCAGGGTGCCTCGAGCTACCCTGAACTTACGAAGATCGCTATATTGGAGATGCACAGACAGGTAGGGGTTGCAAAGCCCGAAAAGGACGGAATAATAAGGAGGGGACTCATCATAAGGCACCTCGTTATGCCAAATGGGGTTGCCGGATCTGAAAAAGTCATGGAATGGATAGCCCAGAATTTGCCGAAAGACACCTACGTGAACATAATGGCCCAGTACACCCCTCTGTATAAGGCCTTCGACTATCCCGAAATATCAAGAAGGATAACGAAGGAGGAATACGATAGGGTTGTAAAGAAGGCAAAAGAGCTTAATCTTAGGAATCTCGATATCCAGGGTCTGCGCTGGTTCTTGTAA
- a CDS encoding ABC transporter ATP-binding protein, whose product MMEVLLKVDGIYCGYNEKLVLKGVSLEVKEGEIVGVIGPNGSGKTTFFRLLTKIITPKKGSVYFEGKDILTIPQKELAKKIAMVSQGLPQDFSMSVFDFVLLGRIPYRKGFKFFEEEVDLKIANESLELLGLSNLKDEPISKISGGERQLANIARALTQDPKVLLLDEPTAHLDIAHQIRVLTLLKKLNEKKKITEIVVFHDLNLASEFCERLILFSDGRIVRDGPPSFVLTPKNLEDVYKTSVIVEESPVSSKPYVFPVFWEMEE is encoded by the coding sequence ATGATGGAAGTTCTACTTAAGGTAGATGGAATCTACTGTGGGTACAATGAAAAACTCGTCCTTAAAGGAGTGAGTTTGGAGGTAAAGGAAGGAGAAATTGTCGGAGTAATAGGACCTAACGGGTCTGGAAAGACAACATTTTTTCGGCTCTTGACGAAAATCATTACGCCGAAAAAAGGTAGCGTTTATTTTGAGGGGAAAGACATACTGACTATTCCTCAAAAAGAGCTCGCAAAAAAGATAGCCATGGTCTCTCAGGGCCTACCGCAAGATTTTAGTATGTCTGTTTTCGATTTTGTCCTTTTGGGGAGGATTCCATACCGGAAAGGTTTTAAGTTTTTTGAAGAGGAAGTTGACTTAAAAATTGCCAATGAATCTTTGGAACTTTTGGGCCTTTCTAATTTGAAAGACGAACCCATCTCAAAGATAAGCGGAGGCGAAAGGCAACTTGCAAATATCGCAAGAGCTTTAACTCAAGATCCAAAAGTCCTTTTACTGGATGAGCCAACCGCCCATCTAGACATTGCACATCAAATAAGGGTACTGACACTCCTCAAAAAGCTAAATGAAAAAAAGAAGATCACAGAGATAGTTGTTTTTCACGATCTAAATTTAGCGAGCGAATTCTGCGAGAGGTTGATCCTTTTCTCGGATGGAAGGATCGTTAGAGACGGCCCTCCCTCTTTTGTGCTTACACCCAAAAACCTTGAAGACGTTTATAAGACATCGGTGATTGTGGAGGAAAGCCCCGTCTCTTCGAAGCCTTACGTTTTTCCAGTCTTTTGGGAGATGGAAGAATGA
- the cobO gene encoding cob(I)yrinic acid a,c-diamide adenosyltransferase encodes MRETKKIKKGYVQLYTGNGKGKTTAALGLALRACGHGIRTYIGQFMKALSYGESKAIRLLKPYIEIEKYGKKGFVHVKGAPDEKDIELAKKGLEKAKKALFSGRYGIVILDEVITAIHFGLISKEEILDLIKRKPEGVELVLTGRYAPEDIVCASDLVTEMKEVKHYYSKGVLARRGIEY; translated from the coding sequence ATGAGGGAGACTAAAAAGATAAAAAAAGGATACGTCCAGCTTTATACAGGCAATGGAAAGGGAAAAACGACAGCAGCTTTAGGATTGGCACTTAGGGCTTGCGGTCACGGGATAAGAACGTATATAGGGCAGTTTATGAAGGCTTTAAGCTATGGAGAAAGTAAAGCAATAAGGCTTTTAAAACCCTACATCGAGATAGAAAAATATGGAAAAAAGGGTTTTGTGCACGTAAAGGGAGCTCCCGACGAAAAAGACATAGAGCTTGCAAAGAAAGGGCTCGAAAAAGCAAAAAAAGCTCTATTTTCCGGTAGGTACGGGATTGTGATCTTAGATGAGGTCATAACAGCTATCCACTTCGGCCTTATTTCAAAGGAGGAGATACTCGATCTTATAAAAAGGAAGCCGGAAGGTGTCGAACTTGTGCTTACAGGAAGGTACGCACCAGAAGATATTGTGTGTGCTTCAGACTTGGTTACAGAGATGAAAGAGGTAAAGCACTACTATTCTAAAGGGGTTTTGGCTCGAAGGGGAATAGAGTATTGA
- the cobT gene encoding nicotinate-nucleotide--dimethylbenzimidazole phosphoribosyltransferase: MRFEIPKLNEELFLFAEERHSNLTKPKGSLGRLEDFAKRIVAQKNDPFPEIKKKAVFVFAGDHGVTEEGVSAYPKEVTYQMVYNFLRGGAAINVLSRFAGFDCIVVDVGVDYEFEKHEGLIVRKVMRGTKNFVRGPAMTKEQAETCIEIGRELAHRCAEDGYDLLVPGDMGIGNTTASSAVIAVLTGRPVGEVVGRGTGIDDEGLKRKINAIERGLEINRPYANDPIDVLSKVGGTEIGAIAGFILGAAEKRITIVLDGLISCAGALIAYKIEPKVKDFLFAGHRSEEKGQWACLSELGIEPILDLGMRLGEGTGGVLASLLIEASLKIYREMATFDEASVSKKLE; encoded by the coding sequence ATGAGATTTGAAATCCCGAAACTCAACGAAGAACTTTTTCTCTTTGCGGAAGAAAGACACTCAAATCTCACAAAACCTAAGGGTTCTTTGGGAAGACTTGAGGATTTTGCAAAGCGGATCGTTGCCCAAAAAAACGATCCTTTTCCGGAGATAAAAAAGAAGGCGGTCTTTGTCTTTGCCGGTGACCACGGTGTAACCGAAGAGGGAGTATCTGCCTACCCGAAAGAAGTCACCTACCAAATGGTTTATAACTTCTTGAGGGGAGGTGCGGCAATCAACGTTTTGAGTAGATTTGCTGGGTTTGACTGCATAGTTGTGGATGTGGGAGTCGACTACGAGTTCGAAAAACATGAAGGTTTGATAGTAAGAAAGGTTATGAGGGGCACGAAAAACTTCGTAAGAGGACCTGCCATGACGAAAGAACAGGCGGAAACCTGTATTGAAATAGGAAGAGAACTGGCCCACCGATGTGCAGAAGATGGCTACGATCTTTTGGTTCCAGGGGACATGGGGATAGGAAATACGACAGCATCCTCAGCAGTGATAGCTGTACTTACTGGAAGACCCGTAGGAGAGGTTGTGGGAAGGGGAACAGGCATAGACGATGAAGGTCTAAAAAGGAAGATAAATGCCATCGAGAGGGGACTGGAAATCAATAGGCCATATGCTAATGACCCGATAGATGTGCTCTCAAAAGTTGGGGGCACCGAAATAGGAGCCATTGCGGGATTTATTCTCGGGGCTGCAGAAAAGAGAATAACTATTGTTCTCGATGGTCTCATATCATGCGCCGGAGCGCTAATCGCCTACAAAATTGAGCCAAAAGTAAAAGACTTCCTTTTTGCCGGGCACAGATCGGAAGAAAAGGGACAGTGGGCTTGTCTTTCAGAGCTTGGAATTGAACCGATCCTCGATCTAGGAATGAGACTCGGTGAGGGAACAGGTGGTGTTCTTGCATCCCTTTTGATTGAAGCTTCTTTAAAGATCTACCGGGAAATGGCTACGTTTGATGAGGCTTCAGTCTCGAAGAAGTTAGAATGA
- a CDS encoding iron ABC transporter permease: MKDKKKKWLISIIASVLVLIGSSFVSLIIGPAGMIILPSGNSEETIFFDIRLPRVVLGFGAGGSLSLSGLLLQGIFKNPLMEPYTLGISGGAAFFVALGIMLGLEEMIGITSLPFFGFLGSLFVLFVIYIIASKRFFNKEEVLLSGVMISFISASLIMLFFALAKSEEIHRIIFWMMGTLQEERKELVFLLPIVALSFLFLSYLFSVDLNALQLGEEEASRLGVNVLRTKRTILLISSVLTGMTVSITGIIGFVGLVVPHIMRKLFGPDYRLLFFSSFFFGGAFLNLCDVLSRTIIKPSELPVGVITGIVGGSLFLYLIVRKK; encoded by the coding sequence TTGAAAGATAAGAAGAAAAAATGGCTAATATCGATTATTGCTTCAGTTCTTGTCCTTATTGGCTCTTCGTTTGTCTCCCTCATTATAGGACCTGCGGGAATGATAATCCTTCCCTCTGGAAATAGCGAAGAGACTATCTTTTTTGACATACGGCTACCAAGAGTCGTCTTAGGGTTTGGCGCAGGAGGCAGCCTTTCCCTTTCTGGACTCCTCCTCCAAGGCATATTCAAAAACCCTCTCATGGAGCCATATACCCTTGGGATCTCGGGAGGGGCTGCATTCTTTGTTGCACTGGGAATAATGCTCGGTTTGGAAGAAATGATTGGGATTACGAGCCTTCCTTTTTTCGGATTTTTAGGTTCGCTTTTCGTCCTTTTTGTGATCTACATCATTGCCTCCAAGAGGTTCTTCAATAAGGAAGAGGTTTTGCTTTCTGGGGTTATGATAAGCTTTATCTCTGCCTCGCTTATTATGCTTTTTTTTGCTCTTGCCAAGTCTGAAGAGATCCACCGCATAATCTTCTGGATGATGGGAACGCTTCAAGAGGAAAGGAAAGAGTTGGTCTTTCTGCTCCCGATTGTTGCGCTTTCGTTCCTTTTTTTGTCCTACCTTTTCTCCGTTGATCTAAATGCCCTTCAACTTGGAGAAGAAGAGGCTTCCCGTCTTGGGGTTAATGTTTTGAGAACGAAAAGGACGATTCTTTTAATATCGTCGGTACTTACGGGAATGACCGTATCTATAACCGGTATAATAGGGTTTGTCGGTTTGGTCGTACCCCATATTATGAGGAAGCTTTTCGGACCAGATTATAGGCTCTTATTCTTTTCATCGTTTTTCTTTGGAGGAGCCTTCCTTAATCTCTGCGACGTTCTCTCAAGGACGATTATAAAACCGAGTGAGCTTCCAGTTGGTGTCATAACTGGAATCGTCGGGGGGAGTCTTTTCCTCTATCTTATCGTGAGGAAGAAATGA
- the cobS gene encoding adenosylcobinamide-GDP ribazoletransferase, protein MKLKRAILVPFSLLTVLPVLRTEKVSLHELRESCRFFPLVGLFLGGVSSAGLYFASTIFSKEVCALVYLSLLIILTGGFHLDGLSDTFDGFSIKSSGDKKLDIERRLKVMSSGTQGPCGSLSVILVILYKLFLVRDILSFEEHLKIFVLLPVFSRTCLVYSIYSGRKAKTEGLGSLLVGEIGLRDFILSIILNFFISILVVFHLKMSLLLGAVFLILLAFTRFIQKIFERRFGGLTGDTLGAINEITEVLFLLLVSVILR, encoded by the coding sequence ATGAAACTGAAAAGAGCCATACTCGTTCCCTTTTCGCTTTTGACAGTCCTTCCAGTTTTAAGGACCGAAAAGGTAAGCCTGCATGAGCTTAGAGAGTCTTGCCGATTTTTTCCTTTAGTTGGTCTTTTTTTGGGAGGGGTATCGTCTGCTGGGCTATACTTCGCATCTACGATCTTCTCAAAAGAGGTGTGTGCCCTAGTATACCTCTCCCTTTTAATCATTTTGACAGGAGGCTTCCATTTGGACGGACTTTCAGACACATTCGACGGATTTTCCATAAAATCGAGTGGAGATAAAAAATTAGACATTGAACGTAGGCTTAAGGTAATGTCATCTGGAACCCAGGGTCCTTGTGGGTCTCTGTCTGTGATCCTCGTTATACTTTATAAGCTTTTTCTTGTAAGGGATATCCTCTCCTTTGAAGAGCATTTGAAGATTTTTGTGCTTCTTCCTGTTTTTTCCAGAACCTGTCTCGTATACTCCATATACAGTGGGAGGAAGGCGAAAACGGAAGGTCTGGGAAGCTTACTTGTGGGGGAAATAGGATTACGAGATTTCATTTTATCCATCATTTTAAATTTTTTCATCTCGATCCTTGTTGTTTTTCATCTAAAAATGAGTTTACTTTTGGGGGCCGTCTTTCTCATTCTCCTTGCATTTACGCGGTTTATCCAGAAGATCTTCGAAAGAAGATTTGGGGGTCTTACAGGAGACACACTCGGTGCGATAAACGAAATTACTGAAGTCTTATTTCTCCTCCTAGTCTCAGTGATTCTTAGATAA
- the cobU gene encoding bifunctional adenosylcobinamide kinase/adenosylcobinamide-phosphate guanylyltransferase codes for MKKILFVIGGEKSGKSSFALMEGQKFQGKKAYLATAIGLDDEMKERIERHKMERGPLWTTFEEPLKIVDLIMGIKTEFDLVLIDCLTIWVSNLFYYGIDVERECERIVKLFSERPTNLIVVSNEVGLGIVPDNPLARKFRTQLGVLNQNVAKISDRVIFMVSGIPCEIKRLQ; via the coding sequence ATGAAAAAGATCTTGTTTGTGATTGGCGGGGAAAAAAGTGGAAAGAGCTCCTTTGCACTAATGGAAGGTCAAAAGTTCCAGGGCAAAAAGGCATACCTTGCAACAGCAATAGGATTGGATGATGAGATGAAAGAAAGGATAGAAAGACACAAAATGGAAAGAGGTCCGCTTTGGACCACATTCGAGGAACCTCTCAAAATCGTCGACCTAATAATGGGCATAAAAACGGAGTTCGATTTAGTTTTAATAGACTGTCTAACGATCTGGGTTTCTAATCTTTTTTATTACGGTATCGATGTAGAGAGGGAATGTGAAAGGATAGTTAAGCTTTTCAGTGAAAGACCAACAAATCTCATAGTCGTTTCTAATGAAGTGGGGCTCGGTATTGTGCCGGATAATCCCCTCGCAAGAAAGTTTAGAACCCAACTTGGAGTTCTAAACCAGAATGTTGCCAAGATTTCAGACAGGGTTATCTTTATGGTTTCTGGCATACCCTGTGAGATAAAAAGACTTCAATAA
- the ade gene encoding adenine deaminase, whose product MVITIVVVVSGSIVDILGKRIYKGLLRVENGRIVDIKEKEDVQSVYILPGLVDAHIHIESSLLVPSQYAKLALSHGVIAAICDPHEIGNVMGKEGIEFMLSDGKKVKFKFYFGAPPCVPATEFERSGAELGVSEIEELLGRDDVKFLSEVMDVQGVLTKRDDLIRKMEIAKSLKKPIDGHAPKLTGDLLIKYVKSGITTDHEVTNIDEAKEKIEAGLKIILRDGSASKDFQNLYPLIKEYPSMCMIGSDDKSPDDLKKGYLDFSVKLALSRGIDIFDVLYAAILNPALHYGLEIGLLRINDPADFIVVDNLRDLKILKTYVDGILVYSDNCLLFEDVKPEKINNFLAEKIKEEDIWIPVKGKRIRVIKVEEGSILTGTSLETVTEKDGLAVSDVKRDILKVVLLDRYSKEKRVRCGFVKGFGLKEGAMATSVSHDSHHIVAVGCEDRDIVEAVNMVVESKGGMAFYSKRLAEFIPLPIGGLMSDLDSFDVASRYENLNRVLVDCGVSLSHPYMTLSFVALPVIPELRITTRGLFDVGLKRWVDLFL is encoded by the coding sequence ATGGTAATCACTATAGTCGTGGTAGTTTCGGGTTCGATTGTTGACATATTAGGCAAAAGGATATATAAGGGACTTCTCCGGGTAGAAAATGGAAGGATAGTCGACATAAAGGAGAAGGAAGACGTTCAAAGTGTGTACATTCTTCCAGGACTTGTGGACGCCCATATCCATATAGAAAGCTCCCTTCTTGTACCAAGCCAATATGCAAAGTTGGCCCTCTCTCACGGGGTTATTGCCGCTATATGTGATCCGCATGAGATCGGAAACGTGATGGGTAAAGAAGGGATAGAATTCATGTTAAGTGACGGAAAGAAGGTCAAATTTAAATTCTACTTCGGAGCTCCACCTTGTGTTCCTGCAACAGAATTTGAGCGATCTGGAGCAGAACTAGGTGTTTCAGAGATCGAAGAGCTTTTAGGTAGGGATGATGTAAAGTTTCTTTCCGAAGTCATGGACGTTCAAGGGGTTCTCACAAAAAGGGATGACCTTATAAGAAAGATGGAGATTGCTAAATCCTTAAAAAAACCGATCGATGGCCATGCACCTAAACTTACGGGGGATCTTCTCATAAAATACGTAAAGTCTGGTATTACAACTGACCACGAGGTGACTAATATCGACGAGGCAAAAGAAAAGATTGAGGCTGGGCTAAAGATAATCTTAAGGGACGGCTCCGCATCAAAAGATTTTCAAAACCTTTATCCTCTGATTAAAGAATACCCATCGATGTGCATGATAGGATCCGATGATAAGTCTCCAGACGATCTCAAAAAAGGATACCTTGACTTTAGTGTAAAACTGGCGCTGAGCAGAGGAATCGACATCTTCGATGTACTTTATGCAGCAATACTAAATCCTGCACTGCATTACGGGCTTGAGATAGGGCTACTTAGGATAAACGACCCCGCAGACTTTATAGTGGTAGATAACCTCAGGGACCTAAAGATTCTCAAGACTTATGTGGATGGGATTCTAGTTTACAGCGATAATTGTTTATTATTTGAAGACGTAAAGCCTGAAAAGATAAACAACTTTTTGGCGGAAAAGATAAAGGAAGAAGATATTTGGATTCCAGTAAAGGGCAAAAGAATAAGGGTGATAAAGGTCGAAGAAGGATCTATACTCACAGGGACCTCTCTGGAGACCGTAACTGAGAAAGATGGGCTTGCCGTATCAGATGTAAAAAGGGACATTTTAAAAGTTGTTCTCTTGGATAGGTACTCCAAGGAAAAAAGGGTAAGATGCGGCTTTGTGAAAGGGTTTGGACTTAAAGAAGGGGCCATGGCAACATCTGTATCCCATGATTCCCATCACATAGTAGCCGTTGGATGTGAGGACAGAGACATAGTCGAGGCGGTAAATATGGTAGTCGAGTCAAAAGGAGGAATGGCTTTCTATTCAAAAAGATTAGCGGAGTTTATCCCTTTGCCCATTGGGGGACTTATGTCAGACCTTGATTCGTTTGATGTGGCATCTAGATACGAAAATCTGAACCGGGTACTTGTCGATTGCGGCGTGTCTTTATCCCATCCTTACATGACACTTTCCTTTGTCGCCCTTCCTGTCATACCTGAACTGAGAATTACAACTCGTGGTCTCTTCGATGTGGGTCTCAAGAGGTGGGTAGATCTATTCCTATAG
- a CDS encoding fused MFS/spermidine synthase — MERLIRVSALFMGVSGTVAEIILVREFLIVFSGNELYMGIVLSNWLILEGIGSLLSPRIIKRQEKLLGFCLTNLLFCIALCLSIFFVRALKPFLGISVGEMIGLFPSFFASLILLSFVSGLHGVLFPYTCEIYGLYTGVKEATAGRIYAYETLGTVIGGIVVTYLFIPYFDSFRTVFFVSFLNGILCLFFIWKIKGFSFSFAFFAVFICAFLVFTFFSNRVHWYSIRYQWPNQKVVHYENSKYGNICVVENEGQYIFFQDGVPELFIPFPDMIAVEETVHIPLLSHPNPKRVLLIGIGGGGPIKEILKHPTVNEITYAELDPLLIKLLKQYKTELTEEELKNPKVRIRHEDGRFYLNSTSAKYDVIIVGIRTPSTLEANRFFTREFFELAKGRMNEDGIFVAGIPFSLRYVNEELIQLTRTVFFTLRSTYRYVKPKPGEGAYLFLCSDSYEVLKLDSATCQKRIEERGIRTEVRIPWYIEQKLHKGWEGWFQRLIGENVSIINSDLHPVVTYNTILYLQSIYNPGLAKFFRELRLVTFETVILVISVFFFLYLFLFGFRKEKFLGLCGVPILTSGFYGMVIELLILFSFQSVFGYVFSWMGLLVSAYMAGSAIGAYLLSREKIKVKFASRLFLLAELALICFSFLYPSIIDYARTQFPQHLLKSLFLVLSFLGGLCVGLEFPLANLIWIYEKKDATKIAGLLYALDLLGGFIAGLIAPFWFVPLFGIPKTSYLLSVLKLASMGLFVIEFILKGEKHEG, encoded by the coding sequence ATGGAAAGGCTCATCAGGGTCTCGGCACTTTTTATGGGTGTGAGCGGGACAGTTGCTGAGATAATCCTTGTAAGGGAGTTTCTCATAGTATTTTCGGGAAATGAACTTTACATGGGGATAGTACTTTCCAACTGGCTTATCCTTGAGGGAATCGGTTCGCTTTTATCCCCAAGAATAATTAAAAGACAAGAAAAGCTTTTAGGATTCTGTCTTACAAATTTGCTTTTTTGCATCGCCTTATGCCTTTCGATCTTTTTTGTAAGAGCCCTTAAACCCTTTCTCGGAATATCAGTGGGAGAGATGATCGGGCTTTTTCCTTCCTTTTTTGCATCCCTTATTTTGCTATCTTTTGTGAGTGGTTTACACGGTGTGCTATTTCCGTATACGTGTGAGATTTATGGCCTATATACAGGAGTCAAAGAGGCGACTGCCGGTCGCATTTACGCTTACGAGACTTTAGGAACCGTAATAGGGGGCATTGTCGTTACTTACCTTTTTATTCCTTATTTCGACTCCTTTAGGACAGTGTTTTTTGTCTCTTTTCTTAACGGAATCCTGTGCCTTTTTTTTATCTGGAAAATTAAAGGCTTTTCTTTTTCCTTTGCCTTCTTTGCCGTTTTTATTTGCGCCTTCCTTGTCTTTACGTTTTTTTCAAATAGGGTACACTGGTATTCTATAAGATACCAGTGGCCTAACCAGAAAGTAGTCCACTATGAGAATTCCAAATATGGAAACATATGCGTTGTAGAGAATGAGGGTCAATACATATTTTTCCAGGATGGCGTGCCGGAACTCTTCATACCCTTTCCTGACATGATAGCCGTTGAAGAGACCGTCCATATACCCCTTCTTTCCCATCCAAACCCCAAAAGGGTCTTATTAATAGGTATTGGTGGCGGTGGACCGATAAAAGAGATCTTAAAACACCCGACCGTAAACGAAATCACATATGCAGAGCTTGACCCGCTCCTTATAAAGCTTCTTAAGCAGTATAAAACTGAGCTTACAGAGGAGGAGCTTAAAAACCCAAAGGTACGAATAAGACACGAAGATGGCCGTTTCTACTTGAATAGTACAAGTGCAAAATACGACGTAATAATCGTCGGGATAAGGACTCCATCGACACTTGAAGCGAATAGGTTCTTCACAAGAGAATTTTTTGAACTGGCTAAAGGGAGGATGAATGAGGATGGGATTTTTGTGGCAGGCATTCCATTTTCCTTGAGGTATGTAAACGAAGAACTTATCCAACTTACAAGGACCGTCTTTTTTACACTCCGTTCCACTTATAGGTACGTTAAGCCCAAGCCAGGGGAGGGAGCCTATCTCTTTTTATGCTCAGATTCTTACGAAGTTCTAAAGCTTGATTCGGCAACCTGTCAAAAAAGGATTGAAGAAAGAGGTATAAGAACTGAAGTTAGGATCCCTTGGTACATAGAGCAAAAGCTGCATAAAGGGTGGGAAGGTTGGTTTCAAAGGCTCATAGGCGAAAATGTAAGCATCATAAACTCTGACTTGCATCCGGTTGTCACGTACAATACGATTCTTTACCTTCAATCCATATACAATCCTGGCTTGGCTAAGTTCTTTAGAGAATTAAGGTTAGTAACTTTTGAGACTGTTATCCTTGTGATCTCTGTCTTTTTCTTTCTTTACCTTTTCCTTTTCGGATTTAGAAAAGAAAAATTTTTGGGCCTTTGCGGAGTTCCGATTTTAACGAGCGGATTTTACGGGATGGTGATAGAGCTTTTGATCCTTTTTTCATTCCAGTCAGTTTTTGGATACGTATTTTCGTGGATGGGACTTCTAGTCTCCGCGTATATGGCAGGCTCGGCAATTGGTGCTTATCTACTAAGCAGAGAAAAAATAAAGGTAAAATTTGCATCGAGGCTTTTTCTTCTTGCGGAACTGGCACTCATTTGCTTTTCTTTTCTTTACCCATCCATTATCGATTACGCAAGAACTCAATTTCCACAACATTTACTTAAGTCACTCTTTTTAGTTCTTTCGTTTCTTGGAGGATTATGCGTTGGCTTGGAATTTCCCCTCGCCAATCTCATATGGATATACGAGAAAAAGGACGCAACAAAGATCGCTGGTCTACTTTACGCTTTAGATCTTTTGGGAGGATTCATAGCCGGCCTTATAGCTCCATTCTGGTTTGTACCGCTTTTTGGAATTCCAAAAACTTCGTACCTACTTTCGGTACTCAAACTTGCAAGTATGGGTCTATTTGTGATTGAATTCATTTTAAAGGGGGAAAAGCATGAAGGATGA